Within Microterricola gilva, the genomic segment GACGAGCCTCTCCGCCGATCTGCACAAGTACGGCTACACGCCCAAGGGGGCGTCGGTGCTGCTGCAGCGCGGCCGCGACCGGCAGCGCAAGCAGTACTTCGCGACGACCGGCTGGCCCGGTTACCCGGTCGTCAACTCGACGCTGCTCGGCTCGAAGTCGGCAGCGGCGCTCGCCGCGGCGTGGGCGATCACGCAGACGCTCGGGCAGAGCGGTTTCGCCGAACTGACGGCGAGCTGTGCCAGGGCGACCGCGACGCTGCTCGACGTGATCCGCGGCATCGACGGACTGCGCGTCGTCGGGGAGCCGACGGGGCCGGCGATCGCCGTCACCGCCGACGAGACCGTGCCGGCCGAGCGCCGCGTCGACCCGCACCACTGGGCCGACCAGGCGCGCACGCACGGCTGGCAGCTGCAGCTGCAGCCGGGCTTCGACCAGGCCGGGACCACCAGACCCGGCGGCGCATGGCTGCCCGCGACGGCGCACCTCACGGTGACACCCGTGACCGAGTCGCGGCTGCCAGAGCTGTCGGCGGCGTTGGTCACAGCCGCCGATGAGGTGCGCGGCGTGCCACACGTCGACGTCGGGCCGCTGTTGGGGTCGCTCGGTGCGGCCCTCGGCGGATCCCTGCCGGAGACCCTCGACGCGGCGACGGCCTACGCGATGCTGAGCGGCATCGGGCTGGCGCCCGGTGCGCAGGATGCCGGAGCTGCGGATGCGGCGGACGCCGGAGCGGGAGCGTTGCCTGATCGGCTCGCGCCGTTCCTCGCGCTCGTCGAAGCGCTGCCACCAGCGGTGGCCGAGCCGCTGCTCACCGAGCTGATCGCCCGACTCGTCGAGCCCTGAGCGCGACGCGCAGCGTCGCGAAAGGCGGCAGCCAAACCCCAGGCAATCTCAGGAACCGCAAGCGATGCTGGTGCGGTCTCGGTGTCGCCTCGGTGCGGCTGGGGTGCGGCCTCGGTTTCGATACGGCCGTGGACGGCCTACTCAACCAGCGGGGGTTTCACGCGGTGTCAGGGCTTCGGGGGCGGCCTCGTTCCTCGGCTGCTCCCTCGAGCCAGCGCGACGCGCAGCGTCGCGAAAGGCGGCAGCCAAACCCCAGGCAACCTCAGGAACCGCAAGCGATGCTGGTGCGGTCTCGGTGTCGCCTCGGTGCGGCTGGGGTGCGGCCTCGGTTTCGATACGGCCGTGGACGGCCTACTCAACCAGCGGGGGTTTCACGCGGTGTCAGGGCTTCGGGGGCGGCCTCGTTCCTCGGCTGCTCCCTCGAGCCAGCGCGACGCGCAGCGTCGCGAAAGGCGGCAGCCAAACCCCAGGCAACCTCAGGAACCGCAAGCGATGCTGGTGCGGTCTCGGAGTCGCCGCGGTGCGGCCTCGGTTTCGATAGGGCCGTGGACGGCCTACTCAACCAGCGGGGGTTTCACGCGGTGTCAGGGCTTCGGGGGCGGCCTCGTTCCTCGGCTGCTCCCTCGAGCCAGCGCGACGCGCAGCGTCGCGAAAGGCGGCAGCCAAACCCCAGGCAATCTCAGGAACCGCAAGCGATGCTGGTGCCGTCTCGGTGTCGCCTCGGTGCGGCCTCGGTTTCGATACGGCTCAGGGCTTTGGGGGCGGCCTCGTTCCTCGGCTGCTCCCTCGAGCCAGCGCGACGCGCAGCGTCGCGAAAGGCGGCAGCCCAACCCCAGGCAGTCTCAGGTACCGCAAGCGCTGCTGGTGCAGTCTCGGAGTCGCCTCGGTGCGGCCTCGGTTTCGATACGGCGTGGGGCGCGTTTGTGCACGCTGGCTTGAGCGAGCGGCGCAGCGACGAAGGAGCAGCGACGCACGCGAAGCCCTGAGCGGATCCGTGAATCACTGGCCCAGGAGAAGGCACAGTCGAGGCCGGGGCGGAGACGGTGGCGGTGGCGGTGTCGAGCCTGTGGTGCAGCCGAGGCGGCGGATCAGCCAACGCTGAACGGCAGCGCGCGGCCG encodes:
- a CDS encoding pyridoxal phosphate-dependent decarboxylase family protein; amino-acid sequence: MEFEQESGAVLERLDALRAADAPTHGGRVLSYVYDSGIAEIDALAAAAVRAVQPVNALDPTTFSSVAVMEREIVGFARAVFHGDDAVVGTVTSGGTESCLLAVKTAREIWRADAAARGVDHRATVPRIIAASSVHAAFHKAAEYFGLRLELVPVDPASGLPAVADFAALLADADDVALVVLSAPSYPHGVIDPIAEVSALAAAAGISCHVDACFGGFVLPWWPGLDAASWDMQLPGVTSLSADLHKYGYTPKGASVLLQRGRDRQRKQYFATTGWPGYPVVNSTLLGSKSAAALAAAWAITQTLGQSGFAELTASCARATATLLDVIRGIDGLRVVGEPTGPAIAVTADETVPAERRVDPHHWADQARTHGWQLQLQPGFDQAGTTRPGGAWLPATAHLTVTPVTESRLPELSAALVTAADEVRGVPHVDVGPLLGSLGAALGGSLPETLDAATAYAMLSGIGLAPGAQDAGAADAADAGAGALPDRLAPFLALVEALPPAVAEPLLTELIARLVEP